Genomic DNA from Theobroma cacao cultivar B97-61/B2 chromosome 3, Criollo_cocoa_genome_V2, whole genome shotgun sequence:
GCCTTGTCATTGTTCTGACCCTTCACTGACTTTTTTATTTGGAAAGGTAATTTTATTTGCCTCAATGGCTCATATGCCATTCCAAGTCTTTTGCTATTTGCAATAGACTTTTCATGGCACATTATCATGGCCCGGGCATTTGAAAGTAAAGATCTTACAAAAGCATCGCGCCAAAATCATTGGCGGCGATAGACATGAATCCTCTAATCCTAATCAAGATAAGGAGAACAATAAAAGCTTGAACCTAAGCCAAGAAATACAAAGCGGAGACCCAGATCCACTGCCCTTACAAAAACTCACAACCCTTCACTGACTTGTTAAAGTGGTACCGGCAATGAGTTCCACTGGCTTCACAAGCCTGTAAAACAAGCTTGAAGAACAACTGCTGGTTCATGGATTTGTGGTTCTTCATCTCCTCTGTGTAAAACTAAAGAATTTGATGACAAGTCGTAGTACTAGGAGAAATTTGATGACAAGTCGTGTAAAACTAGAGCTAATTAATGAAGTAGAACAACGACGAGTCAAAGAAGAAGAGACAAAAGAGTTAGCTCAACTCAACTTCTCCTCTTGTAGGGACTAGGCCTACGGGGAAAGTTAACAAGCCGTAGTGCTATTTTAAACCTCCTACAAATACTAGGGCCTGGGGCAAATGGAGACCGGCCATGGGCCGATAGTGGGCAAAGTACTGCACCCTCTGTTCCAAGTTCATGTATGGGTTTGGGTGTTTGATTCCATGAGCTCTCGCTTATGAACTTTCCAGGACTAATGGTCCCAAGTTCAAGTATGGCTTTGGCTGTATTTGTAACTTTCGTGTGTAAATTGTTTACCGATTCTCAttaaaagaggaaagaaagcaGAACTAAACTTCATTGAAGACCATAACTAATTCAGAAGCAGAAGTAGTTTTCAATAGacatataaaatcacaattggGGAGGAAGTGacattcattttaaaatactTTGACATCCACTGATTATCACAATTTAACAACATACAAAAGACCAACAGAGAAGGccaaaaaaggataaaataaataaataaataaagatagtaTACCAGGGCTGTGTATAGATGCCTAGGAAAGAATATAtctataaaattaacaaaaatcatattaTTGGCGGGAGGCTAACTCTTCAATTTGACGAATATGAATTTAGAGATTCTTGATTTCTATGAATATCTAATCTCTGTGTTGCAGTATGGAACTTCCTTCTATCAGTTCCTACCACTTGGTCTTGGAACAATAATTATACTTAAATAAACCAGGCAAGAGACTAGTCACCGTGACTTGGCTTGGGATCATTATGTCATCTTGAACTGCTGTTAGAGGAATACCAGAGCTTTTTCTGGCATATCAATATCTTCTCCTTCTCCACACCATATTCAGTGTCTTCTTTATGGCATCCCCACCTCAAGCCCTTAGCAATGGTGGCAATGGCATCAACAAAATAGCTGGACTCTCGTATCAATGCATACCCGTTAGGACGCAGAATACGATCCATCTCCAAGAGCACATACTTCATATCACACCTGGGGAAGCAACAATGATTTTCAGAACATGTGGCAACAGTTCGAAAATCCCTATTTAATCATTCATAGTACATCATCTCAGTCAATTAGCATGCATTTTGATAACTACCTATTTAATTTTCTGAACTTGAACATAAAACCTTTGAAGTGTTTGTTATGTCATGCCAGATGCACAAAGGTTTCAGATATAAACTAGTTCTGGCATACAGAATATGAGCACAAGTACAAATTTCAAACCAAGATTAAGATGATTTGATTGTGTTGGAACATAGGTCCAACTTGTCTACTTCACTGAAATTATTAAATCACCAGGATTCAAAACGCTTGACAAAATTTTTGCTTTGACACAAGTTCATATCATAATGGTCAACCTCAACCAAGTAGCTTACCTACTTCTATTCTGCCTTTTCACCTAATTTTCGCAGACACAAGACAAATCTATTTCCTCTGTTCACGCAACGTTTTCAAATATCAACTGTATGAAATCAGGCAACAGCCATACCAAAGGCAAATCCATGTAGTTGTAAATTGTAATAATAATCTAAAATATTCCAACCCAGAATAAAGTGCAAGACATAAAGAATCCATTAGAAGTACCATTGAATCTAGAAAACATCAAATGGGAACATAAGCCCAATGCCTACCTCTGGCTCTCTGCAGTGAAGAGACCATCAAGGTGAAGGAGATCATATGTCCGAGGATATGTTGAAAATGCTTCACACCtgcaaaagagaaaacaaattaaacacCATGAAAAACTGAGCATCAAAAGAGCAAGCATGTTACAGTCTCAGAGCTATACTCCCAATGCACACCGAAGTATCAAAGttcatatatatgtaattgAAATTACCAATCATGATAAGTTCCAATAAGGCCCCGATCATAAACCACAGGTAGTGTGTTGGCAGCATACGAAGAAACAACATTCATGACCCACAGGGGATCATCAATAAGAGCTGTAGCAAAACCTCCATAAACTGTATTCATGTCCATTACATTTCTTATCTTATCAGTCCCAATTGCAGAGAGTAACTTTTTGTAGTGCTTGGCCCGCACCTTCCACTTGCTGTCATCATGCTTTAAAGTACTGGCACTCCCACCAGGAATATCTGAAATGCGTTCAGGGGCAACTTCCAACCTCTCTGGCCACTTTGGCAGGGATTCCAAGGCAgttttcttaagttttggGCTTGGAACTACAACACATGGACGGAGTGGAGTGTACCATGCTGAATCTGGTTCAAGACTGTCATCACACTTGGCTGGGTAGGCGTCTGGATCAGTAAGCTTATCATAGCAACTATTATCTGAAGATTTCTGCCACACAGCAATATCATCCTTTTTGGCATACAATTTAAAGCACATTGAAGTCAACAAGTCCTCCAACTTCTCATAATCAGATTTCTGCTCTTCCACAGTTGTATTCCAACCACGCCACCGGTTTTCATAATTTACGGGAGGACCAGACAAGACCCAGAAACCACCAGGACGGAGTATGCGATGAACTTCAAGGAGATAAATTCCACCTGAAAGCAAGAGCATCTATTGTTTAAAAACTGCAAGTGGCAACCAAATGAAGGTTCTTACTTGGTGCCCAGTGGATATCATAACTGCAAGATAATGTTAGTTCATATGAATCTATATTTAAGTTTGAGCAGAATTGAGGAAATTCACTTACCAAATTCAGTCCATGGGATAAGGCATCTTGAGCAATGGGCCATATCAAATGAATTTGAAGGGAAAGGAAGGCGCTGGGTAGAAATGACACCAAGGATTGCGGGTATTCCACGTTCCAATGCAAACTGGACCTGAGCTTCATGATTATCTCTTGGAGCAAGAGAAACTGTCAGAATTCCACGGTCTAATAGATCACCTCCCCAACTTGCGACCTGGATATAAATCAatcaaaagaatttaaatttagaaaaGAACAAAGGCAGAGAACAGCAAGGGGAAGTGAGAAGCAAAGAGATGGACAATCAATTTCCTCCCATATGTCAattgaaaatagaaaacagAAAATGCGACTCACCCCACAACCAGTATCAATCGCAGTTCGAACTGTGCCATCTCTCATTTCAGGGATCAAATCTTGCATCAAGTCCACATATGCACCAACTCCTCTGGGGAACATAGTACCACCACCAGGAAACAGGAACTTATCCCCTTGTTTCCTCAGCCAGTTCTGATTAGACTTCTGCTTGTTGATCCAATCATATGGGACATTCCTGAAACCGGATCAACATAAACTTCAAATaaatggataaataaataatttaacaaaGCAATTGACACTCCCGTTATAAATTAGCAAACCAGAAACAAGCTATAATACCTGTACCAACATTCATCCCGGCTCTTTGGCCATGTGATAGGTGGCTTATACCCATCAGGAGGTGGAACCAAGCATTCCTTCCTCTCAAAAGCTGGAGGACAGTGGCGTTCCAAGAAAGTAAGGCGATGAACACCATATTTCTTCCACCTCTGTAGCAATAAGCATACCTCATCAGTACAACATTCTAACTTAAGCAGCCTGTAAAATCATTAATTGAATGATCATGTCTTACCCTGGGATCTGTGCATGGAGTGTAGTCTTGATAATCAATACTGCATTCCTGGAAGGTAATGGGTTTGATTTGAAGGGGGTTTATTGCAGATTCCTTAGGAGAAGGAACAGCCTTGGAAACATCCTGGACTGTCTTGCCCTCCAAGTTATTTTTCTCAGAACAGAAGATTCCACCAAGGTAGAAAGAAAACCCACATAGCACAATAACCAGTAATGTTGCAGGGAAAACCTTGAAACCTTTATCAGGTTGGGAATGATATTTTCCATCTTTGTGCTTCATGATTTCAGAAATAATCAATTACTGTAATATCAAAAGCCACCAATCAGTCAAAGCAGACagcaattttattttatttttttgcaatGACAATGCTCCACACTCTGCAATCCTACAAATCAgtttaaaacaaaacagaaaagCTCTGGTTTTGCTAAAATAGGAATTGCATCACTTCACCTCTGCTTATGTATAAGTaaagaaatcaacaaaaaaaaatttgcatcACAACACCACAAATTTAATCTTCACAGGTACGGGGAAACAAGAAATTAGATccagttaaaaaaaattgttctaCATAAGCTCTAAAGGGACATCAGATacttatgaaaattaaagaaaatccATTAATATATAACATGCCTGCACGTAGTGATGGTTTAATTTTACACTTGAGAATGACAAAGACAGGAAAAATGGCCAACTAACAGATGACGCAATTGCAACAGAAATAGCTTTTTAGGAGGGATCCAAGTAATGGGTACAAAAAGTATCCATCAACCCAGAAGAGAATGGAAAGGGAAAGCAAAACCATGCCTCTGCTTCAAAcagcaaaaattaaatttaatgtaaGATCCTGCAAGCAATCCTGACCATAAGACAAGACCTTGAAAGCTGTAAATCTCGAAGATCTAATGCCAACTATTACCGACATTTAATCCTTTACATGTCACTTTGCCTTTATATCTTTCACATGATATGGGGACCCAACTCATATCGAACTCAGCCATCCTAACATGGTCCCATTCATTCTCTATTGGTAATTCTCTTTTCCCACCGAGTCAAAAAGGCAGCCGGGAAGCTATGGATTTCCTACCCAGCATGGAAAGCAGAAAAGGAAATACTAATTAAAAGTAAAGGAAATAGAGAAACACAACATGTTGTTTTCTAATCATTTCCTTGACATGGAAGAAAAGGTTGAATGATTTCATTGTCAGTGCAGGCCAACAGCTGTTTTTTTCTCACCGGAATTATCAATAGCTACATTGACCTCATGAACAACAAGTAATCAATTAACCACATGCAAAAACCAAACAGTTTCGATGCATTATGCATACCCTTCAAagcaaaagtatgaaaatttgCAGCAACAAGACATGGGAAGCACCCAGAAaacaaagagaagaagaaaagagcaaggaaagagaaaagattttgtTTGACTACGGATTTGAATTAATATtgataaacaactaaaaatagtGATTTAGAGGAGGGTAGTAAAAGGTGGAAGAGAGAAGAACCACAACTTCATGTCTTTAAGGTAAAAACCAAGTCTTTGCCAAGTGATTAACTAAAGATAGGAATTCGATACAGAAAACAAGCCTCACCGGTAAAAAAAGGGTCAGATCTTTTGAGGCAATGGAAGACATAAAAGcccaaaaaaagaattacAGAAAGCAAGTACAAAGCAAAGAGACTGAAGAATGAGGAGATATTAACAGGACAAAAATAACAAGCAGAGAGATCTGACAAGAGAACCCAGGGAAAGCAACACCAAGTACGAAAAGAATTATACACTACAgcaaagaaagagagagagattgtCTTTGGATTTGGTTTCCTGTACCTCCTCTCAATTCTTCAATTACTCTGTGTGCCTCAGTTACAAAAGAAGTAATGAGAAAGGGTGGTGGGTTCTGTTGTTTGAAcgtagaaaaacaaataaaaactctCTCTTTCCAAAGGAgaaaaacaagagagagagagagagagagagagcgcCCTGGAGTTGGGACAAAGGGATGTAAGAATTAAACTCACTGAGATCTCGCTACAACCTTAAATAATGTGGGGATGCTCCCCTCTACTTCCTCGCCCTCTGTTTCTGCCTCGCTGCCCACCCTCCCCCCACGCTTTCCTACTCTCCTTCCTTCTTcactcctctctctctctctctctctctcttctttcttNcctctctctctctctctctctctctctttttcctttatttaataccactattttatttttcgtTTAATTGGGGTGAAAGACAGAACAGAGGGGAATGATTTCTATCTTTGCGGACAAGAACGCgggatttttttcttttatagtaATAGGGTGTTGAAGATCTTATCTTTGCATGCCACGTAAGGGTTCAAGCAGCTGAGTACGATAGATAGAGAATCTCGTTGCCTTGCTCTTGTTCATGTTCATGCTAAGATTTTTAAAGGCAGCCAGCCATGGCTTCTAATTTGGCTTATGCCCGGATTCCTTCACCCCTCTTTGAGGGTCCTTGTAAAgattcttctctctttttatcCCTGACAATTCCACCACTGCACCCTTCACTTACATCGAGttttaacaaataataatCTAATTGTGTACACAGTATTAAGCTCTTttttaacaagtaaaatggaaaaagaataGAAGAGGGCCACTTGGCTGTGTTGTGTAGTTGTTATGGATATGGTTTTAATGCAAAAGGCACACAGCAAATCCCATCAGGGCGTCCATAGGATAAACATTACACCCACGTTACCTGTGACGGACCGTCGGCGCAGCACCTGCATTCTATATTCTAATTCTATTATACAACTTACaggttaattaattaagtgtataaataaataaatatatatatatatattcaaaaagaCAATATTTCAGAtcaatgtaataaaaatataacgaGTACATTTGTTAACATATTAATGGTGCATGAATTATAAAAGaaggtaaaataaattaattttgttatcAGTGTAactttttgtttataattagagttattattattaaatttataaattaaaagacaAAGGGCTTTAATTTGGGGTCTTGGTATTTGTGAGCATAAAGTCTGAAAGCAACGCAGGCAGAACGCTTGACTGGTGTTGGTGACTTTGTGTGTATtctattattataataattaagggTGTTTGCATTTGTTTGGCATCGTTTTGTCAAACACTTTGACTCACCGCCCCTCTCCTTTTCTAACTCATTGGCATTACACCTAACCGAATTCCACCACCATTATTACAAAACCGTTGGATAActaaaagagaaatgaagataAAACCATTGTCGGaatttctcttcctttttattttccaattGGTTTATCCATCGTACACCAGGAAAACAATTTCCTACCTCAAATTTTGAACCCATTGACTTTaacattttttcttctccataGCTTTTGACTATGCTCTCCTAATTGGCTTTATAAATCATGatatatcaattattaatttgtttttatttttttcctgcATTTAATACTTTGGGgtcaaaataaaatgtaaaaggtaaaaattaaatatttttttaaaaataaaaaattcaaatttgttaTTCACAAAAGGAATTAAGAATGTGATTTTTCAACATAAGATAATACATATGTCACAGATCTgtatttgtaatttaaaatatatatttacagAATAAGATTATTATCTATAAGTCTAAAAATTGATCTCATTTTTCAATAATACGATATCCATGTCATTTTCCTCTACTTTATTGTGTGGTGTCCTGCTtgcattaattcttttatttacaaaaaaaaaaagagacccGCTTTAATATGAATCTACCTCAATTTTGATATCTCGTGAGAAGTCTTACAATattttaaatccaaaaaatacatttattaaatgaaagaaaaattttacttataaactcaataaacatttaatattttacttatatgAAATCGTAATACgtaaatattgaattttaattgaagATATTATAATTCATATCTTTTatagataataataattattatttaataaattaggattttatactttatttttatcatatatatagtagatagtaaataacaaaaataataattgtatgaaaaaattttaaaaatagaaatgTTTGGCATATTCCCAAAAGCGGTGTAACCCTGTATACGACTTATTTCCGAAATGAGAGGAGAGCTTGTTTTGTGAACGGACCGACGCACgactttgtctttttctttattaaaaaataaaaaacatactTTTTAACAGCTAAgagttttatctttaaaaagaaaaaaaaattaaaaatctctaAATCACCGACATTTGTCTGTTATTGActttattcctttcttttgtaaTATCCTCCACACGTAAAAGTCACATTCAAATGTTCATTAGATCCCCATCTCTATGCCTAAGTATTTCTGATAAGTttcaattattataattaattaaattattactctttttatctaaattataaaaaaaaaatcaaattttaatatataataaattaaaatagaaaattttaccgtaattttttgtaaaaataaatttcagaTTCCGACAGTCTCAAAACATGCAAAATTAAAGGCAACATGTTATGGATGTAGAAATACATTGTTCCACctttataaatgaatttattaattagaaGTCTAGGCAGGGCGGGTTGAGGAAGCCAATGAAACTGCTCACTGCCGACAGGTCCAAGGACAAGGAATCTGGTGAAGACAAAAAACTAGGATGTGTTAAAAATCTACTATTGTTTCTCAcctctttctttatttatccattaataaatgaatatttataaaattaaatgccAATTTTCAACTAATTTGATACAACTGTGTTATATTGTAGTAAATTTTTTGAAGGATTAAAAAAGACATAacacttaaataattttttaaattatttaaaaatatttaagtaagttattattattttttatgtttaatcaaatatcgtacttttattttaagttaaataagtttttatgactaatgattgattaattataattactaaaaatattacttgttattttatatccaCATGATATTGACATGACATTAATGTGGGTGgtgaaaaatatcacatgattACATTATCATGTTAAATTAGCATGTCATGTTATTATCAATTGTGATATGTTAACATGTcatattataatcaattaTACTATTTTAATATATCACTT
This window encodes:
- the LOC18606889 gene encoding probable methyltransferase PMT21, coding for MKHKDGKYHSQPDKGFKVFPATLLVIVLCGFSFYLGGIFCSEKNNLEGKTVQDVSKAVPSPKESAINPLQIKPITFQECSIDYQDYTPCTDPRRWKKYGVHRLTFLERHCPPAFERKECLVPPPDGYKPPITWPKSRDECWYRNVPYDWINKQKSNQNWLRKQGDKFLFPGGGTMFPRGVGAYVDLMQDLIPEMRDGTVRTAIDTGCGVASWGGDLLDRGILTVSLAPRDNHEAQVQFALERGIPAILGVISTQRLPFPSNSFDMAHCSRCLIPWTEFGGIYLLEVHRILRPGGFWVLSGPPVNYENRWRGWNTTVEEQKSDYEKLEDLLTSMCFKLYAKKDDIAVWQKSSDNSCYDKLTDPDAYPAKCDDSLEPDSAWYTPLRPCVVVPSPKLKKTALESLPKWPERLEVAPERISDIPGGSASTLKHDDSKWKVRAKHYKKLLSAIGTDKIRNVMDMNTVYGGFATALIDDPLWVMNVVSSYAANTLPVVYDRGLIGTYHDWCEAFSTYPRTYDLLHLDGLFTAESQRCDMKYVLLEMDRILRPNGYALIRESSYFVDAIATIAKGLRWGCHKEDTEYGVEKEKILICQKKLWYSSNSSSR